GGCCATTGCATCGCGAATATCAGTCGATAAGCTGTCGTCTCCGGCTTCGCTAACGCAGATCACTTCCGCGCCAAAAGCTTTCATATTACTGATTTTCTCTTTTGCCGCATGGTTATCCACAAGAGCGGTAAAGCGATAGCCACGCTCCGCTGCAAGCAGTGCAAGACCCACGCCGGTATTGCCGGAGGTTGACTCAACGACCCAGCCGCCCGGCTTCAGTTGGCCGCTGGCTTCTGCTTCATCTAACATAGACTTCGCCATTCGGATCTTAGCGCTACCGGTAGGGTTAAACTGCTCAAGCTTAAGATACAGTTTGCTACCGTTTGGTAGGCTTAAAAACTGCATTAGCGGGGTATTACCAATGCTTTGTGAAACCCTTAAATAGGGGGTTAGGTGTAATGTCGAGGCGAGCGAATGCTGCGCATTTATGTTCATAAATAGGCTCCTTTACGTTGTGTTGTTGGGTGTTTTTTAGCTAAGTAGTTGCCAGGAAAGTATGTTGTTCTCCCAGGTTACGGCGATTTTTCGTGGTAATGGCACAGAGTGAAATTCGGATTCATTTGAATCCATCTGATATCCAGCGGTGTTGAGATAAACCATTAGATCATCGCGCCGCGGTAGTTGCGACAGAGGGATAAACCGCCAGCTTACCATGTCGCTATCTAGGCAGGTTGCGCCGCCAAAGGCCACGCGATACGCTCCTTGTTTGCGGTTTGAATGTGCTGAGAGTAACAGCGGGTTCGGTAAGTATTCACTTTCAAACCACTGCTCTGATAACGATAGACTTGAACCAGAAAGCGTAGCGATATGACAGTCTGATGTGCCTAGGTGTGGCTTTGTCCCTTGCACTTTAAACAAGCTAATGCCAGCCTCATCGAGCAATGCGCGCCCAGGTTCAAGCATCAGTGTAAGGCTCCTTTGACGTAATGCCGCTAATGCATTTTGCCCATGTGCGTTCTTCACTGCCAAAATAGCGTGTAAGGTGTCCGCAGGGCTTTGCTCATTATAGTAGGGGTAAAATCCTGCAAAGGTTTTACCTGCAAAAAAGCATTCAAAGTCCAAGGCTTGTTGCCACTGCTCATTTTGTAGATAGGAGACGGGCAGGCCACCGCCAATATTCACTTTTGATGGCGACAGTCCTATTTGCCTAGCCTCGTCTATCGCATCGATTAAAGTATGGATGCTCTGGCCACGTGCTTGTGGGCAGTATCCGCTTAAGTGGCAGCTAAATCCTTCTAAGCTTACCCACTCGTGGTATTCTCGGCACTGGGCTAATAGCGGCGTAAGCTGGCACAGTGAACTGCCAAAGCGTGAGGCTTTAGTTGGTTGTGTTTGTAAACGCAGTAGCACCCGTGCAGGGCGCTTTCGCCGGCGGGCCAGTGTAATGACCGAGATTAACTCAGCACTTGAGTCAATGGCGATCAGCGCTTGATGTACAAGCGCTAAGCTAAGCAGTGCATCTGATTTATGCGGACCAGAAACACCAATCTTTACACCTTGGATACCACCGCTTAGGGCAAGTTCAAACTCTTGCACACTAGCCACGTCTATTCCTATATCGTGATTAGACGCGACTTGAGTAAAGCATTGGGCTTTATTAGCTTTTTTCGCAAAATAAATCTCATGCTCAAGCCCGAGCTTTATAAAGTTGGCTTGCAGGGTTTCGATATTTTCCGCAAAACGCTGAGGAAACACTAAATGTAGCGGTGCTCCCAATGCCGCTGCCCATTCAAATAACTTGGCGTGGTGCTCCGTTAGCAGGCTTTGTGTTTGCGGATGCAATTTTGCAACAAATGCGTCACTCATATGACTAACACCTCTTTGTTACTCGCACTGTCTAACTTGTTGACGCGGCGCTTTGCTATAAAGAGTAGGCCAACGGCAAGTAGCAGCAACCAGATTAGTGGTGCAAAGCTGTTCACTGGTGTGGCAAAGTCGCTGCTAAATTGAGGAATATCCGCAAGATCCGTAAGCGTTGGTTTTGCGCTACAACCCTCACAAGGTGCAAAATCGCCTCTTTGATTGGCTTTGGCAATTTCGCTGGCAAAGAAACCTTGTAGGGCTTGATGATGAGCTTCAACTTCTGCCATAAAGGCGTGATGACGTGCTAGACCATTGCCCGCTAAATCAACCAACAGTGTTTGTGCGATGAGTGCGGGGGAGAGATATTGTAGCTTTTGCGCATTATGTTGCTGTGCTTGTTGCGCTGTTAAAAATCGCCCATCTTGGGCTGCCATTGCGCGTTCAACAGAATTAATCGTAGCGATTTTTTTGGTGGCGTAATCGCTGGCACCATTGCCATTTTTTGCAAGCTCTGGATGATCTTGAAAATACTGAGCTAAAGTTTTTTCACTCGCTTTTTGGGCTTCGTCGCTGGCGGAACGCAGGCTATCTATATAGTGAATTCGTGAAGGGGTTGGGTCGAGTAAAGCGATGCTGGTATTGACCAAAGCTGGAACCACAATCACCAAGGCAAGCCAACAGGTGACTAAGGTAGCTGCGTTGTTTGCAGCACTTTTCGCTCTGCTATTTACCCAAGCGGTTAAGGCAATCCAAAAGCCACAATAACATAGTGCGATAAGGTTATAACTCAGCAGTTCAATCACCCCTAGCTGCTCTCGTATTGTTATTAAAAGCAGGCTACTAATACTTAAAAATGGCAGCACAATTAACGCGCTTCGCAGCAATAATTGATAGGTCAGAAGGCGGGTCGCACTGCCTCCTTGAAGCATCAGTAGTCTTAGTTGCCCACCTTGGCGTTCACTTGCCAAGGCATTAAAGCAAATGCCAATAATGAGCAATGGCAGTAAGTAGACAATCACAAAACTTAAATCGAACTGGCCTAACAACAGAGATAGCGGGTGAACATAGTCATATTGATGAACGATGTGCTGTTTCTCTTTGATTAGCATTTTAAAATAGTAAGGTAATACGTCGGCTTGCCCTGTTGCGATTGGCGACGTTGCAAGCGGGGTTTTGGTGGCGTAATTTTGCATTAAGTAAAAAGCCTGCCCGCGCAGGTCGTATGGGTCTTCCCACCACTTATAGTCTGCTGTACTGGCGAGCCTTTCGGGTAATCCAGCTTTGGCATCTTGGATGGCCTGTTGCTGCATTTGCTGCGCGGCAAGTACCGCGTCATGCTGTTTTTTAGCAAAGTAATGGGCGTTAAGAAATGCCACTAGCGCGAGCACGCTGGTGGTCAAGAACAGCGCGAGTACGAGCTTTTCTCGCCAGAGGTTTTTAAACTCAGTCGCTAACATTAAACGTTTCATCTTTGCTCCTCCAAACGCAGCTTTTTAATCGCGAAGAAACTCAATAACACCAGAGCGATTAGCCAAAAGCTCAGGCTAAACAGGCTGATAACGTAGTGAGGCAGGTAACGAATGAAATTGGGGTATTGGAATGCGAACTTTGGGATCTGCTGCCATAATTCCTCGCCCGCGGTGTAATGTCCGTCCGCCTTGTGACCGTGATCTCTTTGATTAAAGTTAAGCACCTCTTGCATCAGGCGGCGGTGCTGCTCTGCCGCATTCTCAAATGCTTGCTGGTGGGTAAAGTCGCTGGCAGCGATGGCCATCGACAGCGTTTGTATCGCGATAAACGGCGTTAGCATCCCAGCAAGTTGATAGCTTTGTGATTGCGCTTCTAGTTGAGCTAAACGCGCTGAAAATAAGCGGTCAAAAATTTTATCAGCGTATTGTTCACCAAATTGGAGTTGTGCTCCGGCATAATCAAAAGGTAAGTCTTCCACATTGCTGACACCATATTGAGTCAATGTTTGCTGTTTGAACTTTGCGATGGCTTCAACTCGTGCATCGGTATAAACCTCACTTTCAAGCTTTGCTTGAAACGCTTGACCTGAACCTTGCGGGTGAATGGTGGTCGCGATATTCATCGCCAGTTTTGGCAGTAAAAGCGTTGTAAAGGCCCAAATGGTTAATAGCGTGATCAATGCGCGCCTTGCCGTTGGGAGTAAACTTGAAAGCGTGGTGGTGAGTAACGACCAAAGTAATAAGTAAACTAAATAAAACAGTAAAAATAACCCACTTCTGAGTGTATGAGGCTCCGTGCTTGTTACTTGGCTATAAAGTAAAAAAAGCGCAACAGGCAATAAAAATAAGCAAGAAATAGCAAAAAGCAGCGCACATTTGGCGATAAACAACTTAGCTGGGCTTGCGCCCGATGCGAGTAGTTGTTTTAAGGTGCCTTGCTCACGCTCTCGGGCAAGTAGTGGGTAGCCAATTAATATAATCAATAGCGGCAGTAATACTTGCAGCACAAAGGCGGGTGATAAGCTGCCAAAGCGTGACATCGGCAAGTTATCTTGCGCACTTCGAAACATACTATCGTTACGAATATGAGCCTCAAGTCTCAACACATTCCCTTGATATGCTTGTAATCCCGCGTCGAGTGCGGCCAGTGGGGTAGTGGGTTTGACCACGTAAATACCGTAGTGGGCGGCGGAATGGGGGCCTTTTTCACCTTGATTTAACCAGCGTAATTGCTCTGATTGAGACACCTCAGTAACGGCTTGCTGATAGCTTTGGTGGCTTTTAAAACCGGTCAAGCAGGCAAGCAAGAGCAGCAATACTGCAATGCCTCCAAGCCAAAGCGCTTGTCCCTGCCGCTTGGTATCGAGCCATTCCTTTTTTAATGTCGTTTGAAACATCAGACACCCACCTTGATATGTTTGAGGTAAACGGATTCAAGTTGGACTTCTTGCAGTTGTTCATAGACTAAGGTATCGACTAATTGCCCTTGATTGATAATTGCCACGCGATGGGCATCTTCTTGAGCACGGTATAAGTCGTGGGTCGCCATTAAAATCGCGACACCTTGCTTTGCTAATGACTGAATAAGCTGGCTAAATTCATGGCTGGCTGAAGGATCAAGACCTGATGTAGGCTCATCTAAGATCAATGCCTTGGCTTGCTTTGCAAGGGCAATAGCTATGCCCACTTTTTGTCGCATCCCTTTTGAATAGGTTGCAACGGGTTTGTCTACAGCGTGACTTGGTAGTTTTACTTCACTGAGCAGTGTGCGAAAGGCTTCGTCGGTCTTTTCTACGCTGGCCATTTTGGTGAAATACGCGAGATTCTCAAGTCCGCTAAGTCGCGGATAGAGCGCGACTTGCTCAGGAATATAAGCCAGTTGCTGCCTTGCCGTTACTACGTCATGCTGTGGATTAATTCCAGCGATGGTGATTTCCCCGGCATCCGGTTGTAAAAAGCCCAGTAAGCAATTAATCGTGGTGGTTTTACCCGCTCCATTTGGGCCTAGCAGCGCTAGAATTTCACCTTGATGTACGCTCAAGCTTAGTCCCTGTAATGCTTGGTATTCACCAAAGCGCTTTTGCAGGTTATTGATTTGAATAACAGGTGTAGTCATGAATTATCCTTAAAAGCTCACGCTTAATGAGGCGATAAAGGTGCGGCCACGACCAGGCGCGACTCCCCAATCTATGCCTTTGGCACCGCCAGATAGCCAATATTCTTTGTCGAACAGGTTTTCGGCCTTGAGTCGTAGCGTGGTGTTAATGTCAGTAAAGTGGTATTTCGCGCCTAAATCGAAGCGTGTGTAGGCTGGTAGCTGTAGGGTGTTATTGACGTTTTGTTCGCGTTCACCAACATGGAAAATACCTGCATTGATGCTTAATGCCTCCCAAAATGGCAGCTGATAGTCGACATAGAGATTCGCTTGAAATTCTGGCACATTGGCTGGGGTGTTGCCATTAAGCGCGGGCTCGCCGTCAAGCTTATTTAAGCTGGGGTCCATCAAGGTGATGGATGCTACGGTTGCAAGGCCGTGAGTAAATGAACCACTGGCATTGAGCTCAATACCTTTATGTGACTGGACACCGTCTTGCACGAAATAGTTAGTAATGTGATTGTGGTACTCCAACATTTTTTCTATTTCGAAAACGGCTATCGAGTAGTTCATGGTGTCCGTTTGGTATTTTATACCGGCTTCAATTTGTTCGCTTTCTTGTGGGCCGAGTGATTCGCCCTCGTTTATTGCACCGCTACCGATGACAGCAACGCCGCCTTCCCCCGCGCCTTCTGAGTAACTGGCATAAAACGCGAGCTGATCGCTAGGATTGTAGTTAAGACCTATAATGGGAGTGTTAAAAGTGCGGTCGTCTAGCGTGCTTTTAGTTTGGCCAGGTAGAGTTTGCTCTTTTTTGTATTGAATATGACGCAGCCCTAAGGTGGCATAAAATACATCGTTAAAGTGCAAGGTATCTGTGATAAACAATGCGCTTTCAGAGGCTTCAGTTTTGGTTGGTTTGGGATAATCAGGGAACTGCGGTTTATTGCTATGAATTGGATTGAAAATATTGCCAACGGGGTTGGTTAACTCAAACCAACGCCCATCCTTAGACTCATAATCACGAATACTAACGCCGACGACTAACTCATGTTCAATTGCAGCGGTGGTAAGCTGACCGCTGATAAAACTATGTGCGGAGAGCGTGTCATACGTTTCGTCTGGGGTAATATGGATAGCGGCAGACAGCACATTGCCTTGTGTATCAACCGAGTAGATATCAGGAAAAACGGTAAACCTATCATTACCAGAAAGCGCAGCTTGGTTTACCCATTGCCACGTGTCGTTCAACCAAAAATCAGCACGTGCGGCAAGGTTATATGACTCGGTTTCATACTTTGCCCAAGGTTGTCCGAGCAATACATCACTGGTGTCGACATAGGGCGGTAATATTTTACGGTCAGGATCATTGGGGTCGCTGGCAAGTCCTATCAAAGGCTGTGATACAGTGCTTTTGTCTTGGTAATCGCCGTCTAATCGGATAAATAGGCGGTCTGAGACTTGCCAATCTAGTGCTGCACTAAAGAAATAGCGCTCTAAGTCATCACCACCGGTAAAGTCACCGTTTTTCTCTGCTGCGGCATTAATACGATAACCGAGCGTTTGCTCTTCGGAAATTGGCCCACCGAGGTCGATGTGTAAGTACTTTCCTCCACGGCTACGTACTTCTGTTGTGACATCCAAAAAGGCGTCCATGGTAGGGCGCTTTGTCACATAGTTGATTGTACCGCCGGGGTTGTTAAAGCCTGATACGAGACTTGACGGGCCTTTAACGATATCAATGCGCTGAATATTCTCTAGCGGTACATCTTGGTAGGGGGCAAGCGCTAAACCGTCGCGTCTTAGACCGTTGGTCCAATCTAGTTGAAAGCCACGCAGACTCACAAAGTCGAACACCGTACCAATTGAGGTATTTTGAACAGAAGCATCGTTGGCAAGCACTTCGCCTAGCGTTTTTACTCTTTGATTGCTGATCAGTTCTTCAGAAAATGATTGAATGGAAATAGGAAGAAGCTGCGGGTCTTTCATCCCCAATGCCGAAGCGTTCACGTCTCTCGTGCTGTAAAGAGGCGCGCGAGTGCCATGCACATCAATTGTTTCAATGGATTGTTCGGCAACACTAAGTGAAGAATATAAGCTACTAAGCACGCTAACTGTCAGGAGTGACCTTGTCATTTTGTTATTCCAACTGCAAAAACGAATGTGAAAAGAACCATCATTTGTGCGATACAAATGATTATTTTAAAAATGTTATAACATAACGATATTAATCATATTTTTGCGTGCTTGAAAAGAGGGGAGTTATTGCCAAAAGGTTATCCCTGGAACTTTTTATTGTGAATAATGAAATTAATGTGAGTCGTTCAAAGTAAGCGCTTTGAGTGTTGGAAAAAGCATGAATCTCAACGGGTATTATTTTTAAAAATAAAAATCGTTCTCATTAATTTATTTTTAAAGCGGGTTAGTTGATTTTTTGTTGTGAATTTTTGTATAAAAAACAATGTGAAAGTTTGTAAATGGCTTACGTGTTATTCAGTACATCGAGCTTAATCTCACTGAATAACGCCGAACATTTACTTAGAGAAGTGTTTGCTGCTTGATAAAGGTAACGAGTTTCTCAGCAATGTCTTGATGTTCCGAAGCGGTTGGATGCCACACACAGCCTTCTAATGGTGAGTCGAATGTATGACTGTATAGTTTACTGATATCTTGCTGATTAAGCCTTGCAATTGCATCGTGTGTTGCTGGAATAATGAAGTTATATGGATATGCCGGACGAGGCATGTAAATAATGGGGACCGCAGGATATCTAGCACGCAGCTGTTTGGTGAAAACGACCATTGTTTCTACCCACTGCGTTTTGACTTCGTCAATGGTTTGCCAAGGCTCGGTAGGGGTTGGATCGGTACTAAAGTCATTGGTGCCTACTTCAATGACGATAAGCTGTGGAAACTTGTCTTCAAAGTCAGTGTTGTCGGTAAATACTGCTGACATTTTGTCGTAGTAACTGCGTAGCGTATGATGCGTCTGATTGCCGCCCCAATTTCGAATTAAGCCCAAACCCGAATATGAAACTTGGGTAAAACTGGCTCCCAACTGTTGTGCGCTCATATATGGAAAGGCTTTGCGTGCGTTACTCAAATCAAGAATTTCGCTCCATTCACACTGTCTTTGGGTGGACTCACTGCCAAAGCCGGCGCTAATTGAATCGCCGATAAATAAGATATGAGGCTGTGGCTGCTGGATTGATTCTAATTTTCCGTCGACATCAACACTTAGGATTTGAGTATTGTGTTCGTAGTGCTCCCAGCGTTTAACGAGTTCAATTGTGACGGTTTCTACCTTTGTACTTTCAAATAGTGTGAAGGTCTCAGCAACACCATCAGCATTGGTCTTTAGCTTTTTTGTAAATTTGTCATCAATCAATACATCGAATTGATCGCCATAGCCCATCAACTCGATACGAAAGGCGCGGCCGGTGAGCTTGGTATGCAGCTGGCTACCCGGCCAATTAAAACTCACACTGCCATCAGAGTAGTTTTTACTGACGCGCCCTTCATAATGAATTGCATGATGGGTCGCTGCGTGATTTGCGGCACTGGCTACACTTCCAAAAGCTAATAAAGCCACCGTAACTAACGTTTTTAACATGTTGTATTCCTTGTAGGGTTATTCATTGAATAATGTAACTGGTTTAAATGGGTTGTGAGTGAATTTAGGCTTGAAAATTATTCACTTAACAAAGGAGAAAATAGAATATAGCGCTGGTAGGAAGGAGGTTGCTCAGGTACATTACTCTATGCAATCAAGTAAAGGAGAGGTAGCTGATGACGATTGTAGAACAGATAGTTGCTCGGAATATAGAAGCGGTTATTGTATATGAATCAGAGCAGGTGATTGCGTTTGCCGATCATGACCCCATAAACTTTGGCCATATCTTAATTTGCCCCAAATCCCCTTATGAAACGCTACTTCAAGTCCCAGAATCCATACTGGCTGAAATCCACCACGTTGCGCGTGACCTTTATGTGCGAATTGAGCGTAAATTTTCCCCAGATGGGATTACGCTTGTGCAAAACAATGGGCACTTTAACGAATTGAGCCACTATCACTTGCATATTTTCCCCCGCTATAAACGAGATAGTTTTGCGTTTGGACGTGATGAACTCAATATTAAACCTCAAGATGTTTTGCGTACCTCACTTGAGGGGCTATAGATGCTAGGGGAAGTGTTAATCAAATTCTTAGTGACCATGCTATTAATCATGTCTTTGATTTGGACATTGTTTCCTTGGGCGTTTGGATTACTAAATTTTCAGCAAAAACACAGTGAATTCTTGTATAAAATTGGTCGAATGGGCTGGTGGCTGCTCGTTTCTATACACCCGATATTTGCAATATGTTTTTGGGTCTTTGAGCTTAGTCTCAGTACGGTAGTAAGTAGTCTGTTAGTGATGCACTTTTTATTTGGGATAACGTTTGCCAGAAATGTAAGCACGCAATAAATCAAAAGGTCATAAGTGAAGGTTACAATCAATGCGATTCAGGCCGAGGATGCGGATGCCATTGAAAGGTTAATGTGTGAAGTCTCAGAGGTTGACGTCTTACCGCATTTTTCGCAGCTTGGAAGAGATACATATTTAAACGAAATAATACCTGAAGTGACTCAGGTGATGTGCAACGCCAACTTTGTCGGTGCCAAGGCGTTATTAAACGGCGAGCTGATTGGATTTGCTTTATTAAGAGATGGTAACTATCTCACCCATTTATTTGTTGCCAAGTCAGCTCAAGGTAAAGGGATTGGTGGGCAGTTATTAGATACTGTGTTAGCGAGTACATCCGCAGCTCAAATCTCACTGTGTTCATCGCTAAATGCAGCATCTTTTTATATTGCGCTAGGTTTTCAGGCGACAGGGCAAGAAGCACAGAGAAACGGTATTAGATTCATTCCGATGAGGTTAGATCGAACTTAAGTAAGGATATTTTACGACATAGATTGGATTACAAAAAATCACAAAGTAAATTTTAAGTAATTAAAAATACGACTACACTAAATCGACATAAGAACAATATCTGCTAGAACAAGATTTAAGGAACGAGTATGCCAACACCTCAACCGGGCACTGTAGTGAGCAATGCACAAACCAGAGCGGCTAATTTAACGACGACAAACAGCAGTGAAGTGCCAGCGACTAAACAATTTGTAGTGAATGCCACCGGCAACTTATTTATTGCAAGTACGCTAAACGGTACCGCAGGTGGAAGTGTATTGCCGCAAGAAGCTGAAAATGCATTTGGTGAAGTTAGCGTATTTTTTGCCGCGCTCACAAAAGCGATGGCGGAAGCTGGGACAAGTCTGTACGACTACGATGCACTCAATAAATTAGTCTCAAGCTCGGGACTGTTTGTCAAAGTAACAGATAGCAATATTCAATTTGAAAGTAAGCAAAGTGGCGTCACTTTATCAAGCCAATTGATCCAAACTTTACTTGGGCTCAGTGGTAATTTAGCCTCCATAGGTAAATCATTGATGGATATGATCGCTGGTATGGGGCAAGCCTCGGTGAGTATCAGTGCGAGTTCTGACAACCAAGATAAAAAGGTCGGGACGATTATTTTTGTGTGTGAATATTTACTCGGGGCAATTTCGATCGCGCCCATTGTCATTTCAGCTGATGCCAGTGATGTAAAAGCCATTTGGCAAGCGGGTCCTTGCTTACAAGGTGGGCATACAGACGTGCAGTTAAGTCTGTGCAAATCTGTATATTTGTTTGTGCCACCGGCATTTGTTAAGCAAGCAGCATCACTAAACGAAGCTATGTCTGATCCAGAATTTAATAACCTAATTGAGTCGATGCGCAGTGTCATAACAGCACCTTCGCAAAGTGCTTCAGCTAACAAAGCGGCGAAAAAGGACAGTTAATGTGTTGGGAGTGAATGATGTTCTCAACTTGGTTTAGCAAGCAAGATAAACCGTCAAAACCGCAATCACAGCCAATATATACTCCAATCACTAAACATTATGTGTTTAATGAAACGGGTAATATCATGTTGTGTGCAACGGCGGATAGCATTCAGAGCTTTGACACTGACTTAAAAAGTGCATTCGTTGATATCAGCGTGTTTTTTGCTGCGATGACAAAAGCGGTGACGTCGACAACAAACCCAGTGACGGGTAAGCCGTTTTCAATATTTAACTATCAAGCCGTGAAAAATATTTTGGTAGAGTCAGGGCTTTTCATTGAAACTAATGTGGAAGAAGGCACTTTTAGTCACGATGGCGTAGGTAATACGCTCGGCAAAGCGCTATTTCAGCATGTCTTAAATAGGGAGTTCTCTGAAAAGCAGCTGCCATTTGCCAAGTCTATGTTTAATGGTATGCAATATCAAAGCGCGAAGACGGCAGAGCAATCTGAGATGACGGAAGCGCAGCAGCAGTTGTGCCGCAGTGGTAGCATCTTTTTTATTGGTGAGCTGTTGATGGGCGTGCCACAAACGTCTGCAATTTTGCTGAGTATCGAACCACAAAGCATTACCCAGTTGACAGGCGATACCGAGCGTGACTGGCAGGACTTATTTTCGCTGGCTGGGTTAGATGAAGATAAACATCAGCCCAAGCACATCGTGCGTCATTGGAAATTTAAAAAACGTACTTATCTATTTATACCACCGCAGTTTATTTCTCATGCGGTGGCTGGACTTGGTGAGCAAAGCAATATCGATTTTGAGGAATACAGTCGCAAATTGGCGCAAAGTATTACTCCTAACCACAGCGTTAGCTAACTTCAAATATTATAATCTTAAAGCGCCTTAGCTAATTCGGTTAATGCGCATTTAGCTATGTCTAAATCAACTTGCTCCGTTTGCCAATTACTGAGCGCAGCACGGATCACCTTCTGTCCTTGCCAACTTCCTGGGCTGACAAATATACGGCCGTCCGCATTAATGGCATGAAGGAGGGCGGTTGTTGCTGCGTCGTCTTTGCCGCTTGGCTTGAAAAGCACCACGTTCAGCTCTCCGTAGTAGACTAATTCATAGTCTGGAGAATCAGTAAACCAGTCTGCAAGCTGTTTAGTTTGCGCAATATTTTTACTTACCCATTGACGGATCCCGTCTTTACCATACGCAAGTAATGACATCCAAACGGGTAATGCCCTAAATCGACGAGAGTTCTCTACACCCATCGAAAAAAAGTCGGGGTCGGCTTTTGATGTGACTAAGTAAGGAGCTGGAACGTCGCAGCTTTCAACCAAGTAGTGCAAATGACGAGTGAGAAAGATCCCACAGTCGTATGGAACATTGAGCCACTTGTGTGCATCCAAGGTAATACTATCGGCTAACTCAAGCCCCTTAGTGCGACCTTCTGAGCCAGAAACCAGACGGTCGAAAATGCCAAATGCAGCATCAACATGCAGCCAAGCTTGGTGTTTATCGCATAGACGGCGGATCTGCATTAAATCGTCAAAATTAGTGCCAGTAACTGTGGCGGCACTAGCGATGACAATTTTTCCTTTGGCGTTACTTGTTGCAAGCGCTGACTCAAGCGCTGCAATATCCGTAGCTTCATTGCCTACTTGCGTTGCGACTCTCGTGATTTGGTTACGGCCTAGGCCTGCAAGACCAAGCGCCTTAATCATACTCGCGTGGGGCGTCGCGCAAAAAACCTCGACTTCCAAACCGAAGGCTCCATCTTCTGCCACATTGATCCCTTGTTGATGCCCTGCAAACT
The sequence above is a segment of the Pseudoalteromonas piscicida genome. Coding sequences within it:
- a CDS encoding DUF3526 domain-containing protein, with the translated sequence MFQTTLKKEWLDTKRQGQALWLGGIAVLLLLLACLTGFKSHQSYQQAVTEVSQSEQLRWLNQGEKGPHSAAHYGIYVVKPTTPLAALDAGLQAYQGNVLRLEAHIRNDSMFRSAQDNLPMSRFGSLSPAFVLQVLLPLLIILIGYPLLAREREQGTLKQLLASGASPAKLFIAKCALLFAISCLFLLPVALFLLYSQVTSTEPHTLRSGLFLLFYLVYLLLWSLLTTTLSSLLPTARRALITLLTIWAFTTLLLPKLAMNIATTIHPQGSGQAFQAKLESEVYTDARVEAIAKFKQQTLTQYGVSNVEDLPFDYAGAQLQFGEQYADKIFDRLFSARLAQLEAQSQSYQLAGMLTPFIAIQTLSMAIAASDFTHQQAFENAAEQHRRLMQEVLNFNQRDHGHKADGHYTAGEELWQQIPKFAFQYPNFIRYLPHYVISLFSLSFWLIALVLLSFFAIKKLRLEEQR
- a CDS encoding alanine racemase; this translates as MSDAFVAKLHPQTQSLLTEHHAKLFEWAAALGAPLHLVFPQRFAENIETLQANFIKLGLEHEIYFAKKANKAQCFTQVASNHDIGIDVASVQEFELALSGGIQGVKIGVSGPHKSDALLSLALVHQALIAIDSSAELISVITLARRRKRPARVLLRLQTQPTKASRFGSSLCQLTPLLAQCREYHEWVSLEGFSCHLSGYCPQARGQSIHTLIDAIDEARQIGLSPSKVNIGGGLPVSYLQNEQWQQALDFECFFAGKTFAGFYPYYNEQSPADTLHAILAVKNAHGQNALAALRQRSLTLMLEPGRALLDEAGISLFKVQGTKPHLGTSDCHIATLSGSSLSLSEQWFESEYLPNPLLLSAHSNRKQGAYRVAFGGATCLDSDMVSWRFIPLSQLPRRDDLMVYLNTAGYQMDSNESEFHSVPLPRKIAVTWENNILSWQLLS
- a CDS encoding SGNH/GDSL hydrolase family protein; its protein translation is MLKTLVTVALLAFGSVASAANHAATHHAIHYEGRVSKNYSDGSVSFNWPGSQLHTKLTGRAFRIELMGYGDQFDVLIDDKFTKKLKTNADGVAETFTLFESTKVETVTIELVKRWEHYEHNTQILSVDVDGKLESIQQPQPHILFIGDSISAGFGSESTQRQCEWSEILDLSNARKAFPYMSAQQLGASFTQVSYSGLGLIRNWGGNQTHHTLRSYYDKMSAVFTDNTDFEDKFPQLIVIEVGTNDFSTDPTPTEPWQTIDEVKTQWVETMVVFTKQLRARYPAVPIIYMPRPAYPYNFIIPATHDAIARLNQQDISKLYSHTFDSPLEGCVWHPTASEHQDIAEKLVTFIKQQTLL
- a CDS encoding TonB-dependent siderophore receptor; protein product: MTRSLLTVSVLSSLYSSLSVAEQSIETIDVHGTRAPLYSTRDVNASALGMKDPQLLPISIQSFSEELISNQRVKTLGEVLANDASVQNTSIGTVFDFVSLRGFQLDWTNGLRRDGLALAPYQDVPLENIQRIDIVKGPSSLVSGFNNPGGTINYVTKRPTMDAFLDVTTEVRSRGGKYLHIDLGGPISEEQTLGYRINAAAEKNGDFTGGDDLERYFFSAALDWQVSDRLFIRLDGDYQDKSTVSQPLIGLASDPNDPDRKILPPYVDTSDVLLGQPWAKYETESYNLAARADFWLNDTWQWVNQAALSGNDRFTVFPDIYSVDTQGNVLSAAIHITPDETYDTLSAHSFISGQLTTAAIEHELVVGVSIRDYESKDGRWFELTNPVGNIFNPIHSNKPQFPDYPKPTKTEASESALFITDTLHFNDVFYATLGLRHIQYKKEQTLPGQTKSTLDDRTFNTPIIGLNYNPSDQLAFYASYSEGAGEGGVAVIGSGAINEGESLGPQESEQIEAGIKYQTDTMNYSIAVFEIEKMLEYHNHITNYFVQDGVQSHKGIELNASGSFTHGLATVASITLMDPSLNKLDGEPALNGNTPANVPEFQANLYVDYQLPFWEALSINAGIFHVGEREQNVNNTLQLPAYTRFDLGAKYHFTDINTTLRLKAENLFDKEYWLSGGAKGIDWGVAPGRGRTFIASLSVSF
- a CDS encoding ABC transporter ATP-binding protein translates to MTTPVIQINNLQKRFGEYQALQGLSLSVHQGEILALLGPNGAGKTTTINCLLGFLQPDAGEITIAGINPQHDVVTARQQLAYIPEQVALYPRLSGLENLAYFTKMASVEKTDEAFRTLLSEVKLPSHAVDKPVATYSKGMRQKVGIAIALAKQAKALILDEPTSGLDPSASHEFSQLIQSLAKQGVAILMATHDLYRAQEDAHRVAIINQGQLVDTLVYEQLQEVQLESVYLKHIKVGV
- a CDS encoding DUF3526 domain-containing protein — protein: MKRLMLATEFKNLWREKLVLALFLTTSVLALVAFLNAHYFAKKQHDAVLAAQQMQQQAIQDAKAGLPERLASTADYKWWEDPYDLRGQAFYLMQNYATKTPLATSPIATGQADVLPYYFKMLIKEKQHIVHQYDYVHPLSLLLGQFDLSFVIVYLLPLLIIGICFNALASERQGGQLRLLMLQGGSATRLLTYQLLLRSALIVLPFLSISSLLLITIREQLGVIELLSYNLIALCYCGFWIALTAWVNSRAKSAANNAATLVTCWLALVIVVPALVNTSIALLDPTPSRIHYIDSLRSASDEAQKASEKTLAQYFQDHPELAKNGNGASDYATKKIATINSVERAMAAQDGRFLTAQQAQQHNAQKLQYLSPALIAQTLLVDLAGNGLARHHAFMAEVEAHHQALQGFFASEIAKANQRGDFAPCEGCSAKPTLTDLADIPQFSSDFATPVNSFAPLIWLLLLAVGLLFIAKRRVNKLDSASNKEVLVI